A genome region from Deinococcus yavapaiensis KR-236 includes the following:
- a CDS encoding helix-turn-helix domain-containing protein produces the protein MPSRGDTPSPSADDHAVMQHVGARILALRHALSLNQDEFAHRAGMHRSYVTQVENGRKDLRITTLQRVAVAFGLQLHELLDPSFVFDADELHAKRDDA, from the coding sequence ATGCCAAGCCGAGGCGACACCCCCTCCCCCTCTGCCGACGACCACGCGGTGATGCAGCACGTCGGCGCGCGCATCCTCGCGTTGCGGCACGCGCTGAGCCTGAACCAAGACGAGTTCGCGCATCGGGCCGGAATGCACCGCAGTTACGTGACGCAAGTCGAGAACGGGCGCAAAGACCTGCGAATTACGACCTTGCAGCGCGTCGCCGTGGCGTTCGGCTTGCAGTTGCACGAACTGCTCGACCCGAGCTTCGTGTTCGATGCCGATGAGCTGCACGCCAAACGCGACGACGCGTGA
- a CDS encoding IS5 family transposase produces MELTEAQWKIIEPLFPPPKPTGRPRHDDRMVLEGVPWVVRTGARWKDLPTRLPAYQTCHCRFQAWVRSGMLDRLLQAFYEDLVERGHVNLAEWLIDGSFVPAKGGAIVSMTVPEARAARSWQSRTALVNTNALHLAVAAPHEVTLVHDTLDPAFGLDHPARLIGDTAYDSDVLDEQLAAEGIEMIARNRKNRTKTQDGRPLRRAKRRFLVERLFAPSDSEGKLPS; encoded by the coding sequence GTGGAACTGACCGAAGCGCAATGGAAGATCATTGAACCGCTCTTCCCACCACCCAAGCCCACCGGCCGACCACGCCACGACGACCGCATGGTGCTTGAGGGCGTGCCGTGGGTCGTGCGAACTGGAGCGCGTTGGAAGGACCTCCCGACGCGCCTTCCTGCGTACCAGACGTGTCACTGCCGCTTCCAAGCGTGGGTGCGCTCAGGAATGCTCGACCGCCTCCTGCAAGCGTTTTACGAGGACCTCGTCGAGCGCGGACACGTCAACCTGGCCGAGTGGCTCATCGACGGATCCTTCGTGCCCGCCAAAGGGGGGGCGATCGTATCGATGACGGTGCCCGAGGCAAGGGCTGCAAGATCATGGCAATCGCGGACGGCGCTGGTCAACACGAACGCTCTGCACCTCGCCGTTGCTGCACCGCATGAAGTTACCTTGGTCCACGACACTCTTGATCCTGCCTTCGGCCTCGATCATCCCGCTCGACTGATCGGTGACACAGCGTACGACAGTGACGTGCTCGACGAGCAGCTGGCGGCCGAGGGCATCGAGATGATCGCGAGGAACCGCAAGAACCGGACCAAGACGCAGGATGGACGACCCTTACGTCGCGCGAAGCGACGCTTCCTGGTCGAGCGGTTGTTCGCCCCGAGCGACAGCGAGGGGAAGCTCCCATCGTGA
- a CDS encoding metallophosphoesterase family protein codes for MRFVLLSDTHGCHRDVRVPDGDVLVHAGDATHAGSREELEDFLAWFASIGNFEARVLVAGNHDVLFERDPILARSLLPRNVTYLEDAGVTVRGVRVWGSPITPVFEEWAFIRAPREIDAHWRRIPRDVDVLVTHGPPLGVLDRLADDSANVGCPSLLARVNEVRPRLHVHGHIHARYGQLMRGATLHVNPAVCDDGYAAAHAPIVVNLEARMIAAR; via the coding sequence GTGCGCTTCGTGCTTCTGTCCGACACCCACGGTTGTCACCGTGACGTTCGCGTGCCCGACGGGGACGTGCTCGTGCACGCGGGCGACGCGACGCACGCCGGTTCGCGCGAGGAACTCGAGGACTTCCTCGCTTGGTTCGCGTCGATCGGGAACTTCGAGGCGCGCGTGCTCGTCGCGGGAAATCACGACGTGCTGTTCGAACGTGACCCGATACTCGCGCGGTCGCTGCTGCCCAGGAACGTCACGTACTTGGAAGACGCCGGCGTGACCGTGCGCGGCGTGCGCGTGTGGGGTTCGCCGATCACGCCGGTCTTCGAAGAGTGGGCGTTCATACGCGCACCAAGGGAAATCGACGCGCATTGGCGGCGCATTCCGAGGGACGTGGACGTGCTCGTCACGCACGGCCCGCCGTTGGGCGTGCTCGACCGCCTCGCGGACGACTCCGCGAACGTCGGCTGTCCGAGCTTGCTCGCGCGCGTGAACGAGGTGCGGCCGCGCTTACACGTGCACGGGCACATTCACGCGCGGTACGGACAGCTCATGCGAGGCGCGACCCTGCACGTCAACCCCGCGGTTTGCGATGACGGGTACGCCGCAGCGCACGCGCCGATCGTCGTGAACCTTGAAGCGCGCATGATCGCCGCGCGATGA
- a CDS encoding helix-turn-helix domain-containing protein yields MSTFEAALEDLLRRVIREELQAHLSSRLPSPSEAPSGKLSYSILEAAEVLGVSRNSAYRLVGTGALRAVRVGRRYLVPADALRAYLQAASDS; encoded by the coding sequence ATGAGCACTTTCGAAGCTGCGTTGGAAGACCTTCTTCGCCGCGTCATTCGCGAAGAACTGCAAGCGCACTTAAGCAGCCGTTTGCCTTCTCCGTCCGAAGCGCCGTCCGGGAAACTATCGTACTCGATCTTAGAAGCGGCGGAGGTGCTCGGCGTGAGCCGCAACTCCGCGTACCGCCTTGTCGGCACGGGCGCGCTTCGCGCCGTGCGCGTGGGGCGGCGGTACTTGGTTCCCGCCGACGCTTTACGCGCTTACTTGCAGGCAGCCTCCGATTCGTAG
- a CDS encoding ankyrin repeat domain-containing protein: MTREWFGVTNAASVPSDVAWQLHALLDHAKAGRWSSMLQLLEQRPQWVNATRLGGASGFTPLHQAAYLGASVDVVERLLTLGAFKSLRSAQRQRPVDVARQRGHHHLTALLEPPTHLVSPSFLQDVEELVHTVILGRAAALVQQHGVRLPPLDVLLELQPSELWVPIPGMYGGFHVRLAVIADEPIVVIDSWVRVVGGSQERRLVSRAGVAVLHLSDPV; the protein is encoded by the coding sequence ATGACACGCGAATGGTTCGGTGTGACGAACGCGGCGAGTGTTCCCAGTGACGTGGCATGGCAACTGCACGCGTTGCTCGATCATGCGAAAGCCGGGCGGTGGTCGTCGATGCTGCAACTGCTGGAGCAGCGTCCGCAGTGGGTGAACGCCACGAGGTTGGGCGGCGCGTCAGGATTCACGCCGCTGCATCAAGCGGCGTACTTGGGCGCGAGCGTCGACGTGGTCGAGCGGTTGCTGACGCTCGGTGCGTTCAAGTCGTTGCGCAGCGCGCAGCGACAACGACCCGTGGACGTCGCTCGGCAGCGCGGTCACCATCACTTGACGGCGTTGCTCGAACCGCCGACGCACCTCGTGTCTCCTTCGTTTCTGCAGGACGTCGAGGAGCTCGTGCACACCGTGATCTTGGGTCGCGCGGCCGCGTTGGTGCAGCAGCATGGCGTGCGGTTGCCGCCGTTGGACGTTTTGCTGGAGTTGCAGCCGTCGGAGCTTTGGGTGCCGATTCCAGGGATGTACGGCGGTTTTCACGTGCGCTTGGCCGTCATCGCGGACGAACCGATCGTGGTGATAGACAGTTGGGTGCGCGTGGTGGGCGGCTCTCAAGAACGGCGGCTCGTGTCACGCGCGGGCGTCGCCGTTCTGCACTTGAGCGATCCTGTTTGA
- a CDS encoding AAA domain-containing protein, translated as MDAATTHDRTQRLFRFLQEFTLLKAKPQRTSDNDTLLWLHALPQEPEVRNVARVLPEAAGDEWVSVRKPKFTLAPILPDALKAWAVGPFDDSRKAPTVRPQVIVESQIIDDDLRPKTIQETLFFDEQPHLLTAWEGYQRTWNAWATDDRRVKSVQDVYSKLFKFHQDLQAFGETYELRLGLGYLAWRTPDGADVRRHLLTASANLHFDALAGILTVTAAGDGARTTLEQDMLEPNERPAPSVQEAIALALIEQGEDLWSAETIPGLLETWVNATGDRGAYYADLTPRDVTSDPVVHFAPALILRRRGERSLTAAYQDILRQLPALSGVPNLASFVEKFDAHSTSGDHTSGSGKSGDEVYFPLPANDAQLDIIRRLRRQQGVLVQGPPGTGKSHTIVNLVSHLLATNQRVLVTSHTARALKVLREKFPAELAALCVTHLRGEEGSRAMMEQSVHEVLQRATHRTPWSEREQLEALSRNLETLRQREDRSLDTLHDIRRAETDDLDLFGYRGSAQSIGQALRAEEDAFSWIADLGAPKVDAPLSTSDAQRMLALLRDVTSDEARDVRRALPPLERQVPPEDFIRFVRAEQHAQLEAPTREAARAHPHYPLLRGAPANVRDELTRALSALSAAIESERRRPLAWLPSAIDATLQGQGGVWHDVLTHGDDVLPRVQARAAWLDETTLSGLEGRDRAAVRHDAHTLLEHLKAGGGWGNFLVKPAAVKNRAYLRDDVKIAGRPASTPEALQDLLDHFALTAAFEKLESTWQSLGVTVTGTWPQRVTRLAEQHAALRDLAALTLLLQAARSAVRAVPGLPEPRWWHADDLAALERAVSAATAEEDAAARRRTLEDLLPALDALLTSADAHDVARALRNAIDARDVNAYGAAYTRLQHLHGRRAQLDERDALLDRLNAAAPALADELTPSASDDAWTTRLATFERAWQWMRADARLTELANPDTEVDVRADLAACRQDIRDTLRDLAALKAWSSTLDRLTQREQQALVRWQTAMRRLGKGTGKHAERHRQTAREALEDARTAIPAWIMPLHLVAETFRLTPGMFDVVIVDEASQAGPEALFLAFIAKKIIIVGDDKQIEPEGVGIQLERVDALVKQYLYDFPAPEILGDRKASLFGFGAYAYSPQIGLREHFRCMPEIIAFSSGLSYADQPLIALRQFGADRLAPLVARHVDGGYTLAKRGDKVNPAEARAIVDQFKACLADPRYAGKTFGVISLVGDSQAEEIATMLRAEVPEAELERRKVVCGNAYSFQGDERDVIFLSVVDSPTDGRRATKRSRDDALFQPRYNVAASRARDQLWVVHSVTLEDLHPDDLRASLIRHAGDPEVHAATPLEARRVLELREQAARPGRGRAAPPAPFDSWFEVDVYLDIAERGYRVLPQYELNGYRIDLVVEGRRGRLAVECDGDRWHGPDKYRDDLHRQQTLERAGMQFWRVRGSTYARDPASALDDLWRTLDARGVYPEGDARNFTPREEAVTLAEPIDMGGSTDAVSVIDTPNDPDTPVTPNEPIGATPDAFTLPAYTHWTARTLPDPRSLDSLDPVIDALRDILAVEGPMPCRLAYATYARAAGVNLGKTVQSLLNRAVAKAVRGGVFVQVDEWQRPGQIDKIVRLANTPPVRLRERGPRDFGDVPPSEVRAFMMELLRREPFLADANDEALLFRRVLHAYGAQRLTLKARQVLERAVALSNDDATTPGRAEPPAPSLFDAPLAEEPTA; from the coding sequence ATGGACGCCGCGACCACCCACGACCGAACGCAACGCTTGTTCCGGTTTCTCCAAGAATTCACGTTGCTGAAAGCCAAACCGCAACGCACCAGCGACAACGACACGTTGCTGTGGCTGCATGCGCTGCCGCAAGAACCTGAAGTTCGCAATGTCGCGCGCGTTCTACCGGAAGCGGCCGGCGACGAGTGGGTGTCGGTGCGCAAACCGAAGTTCACGCTCGCCCCGATCCTTCCGGACGCGCTCAAGGCTTGGGCGGTCGGACCGTTCGATGACAGCCGAAAAGCGCCGACCGTGCGGCCGCAAGTCATCGTGGAGTCGCAGATCATCGACGATGACTTGCGGCCCAAGACCATTCAAGAGACGCTGTTCTTCGACGAGCAACCGCACCTGCTCACCGCGTGGGAAGGATACCAGCGCACTTGGAACGCGTGGGCGACCGATGACCGCCGCGTGAAAAGCGTGCAAGACGTGTACTCGAAGTTGTTCAAGTTCCACCAGGACTTGCAAGCGTTCGGGGAGACGTACGAACTTCGCCTTGGCCTCGGGTACCTCGCGTGGCGCACGCCGGACGGCGCGGACGTCCGGCGGCACCTGCTGACGGCCAGCGCGAACTTGCACTTCGACGCGCTCGCTGGCATCCTCACCGTCACGGCCGCCGGTGACGGGGCGCGCACCACCCTCGAGCAGGACATGCTCGAACCGAACGAACGCCCCGCGCCAAGCGTGCAAGAAGCCATCGCCTTGGCGCTCATCGAGCAAGGCGAAGACCTTTGGAGCGCCGAAACGATTCCCGGGTTGCTCGAAACGTGGGTGAACGCCACCGGTGACCGCGGCGCGTACTACGCGGACCTCACGCCGCGCGACGTGACCAGCGACCCCGTCGTGCACTTCGCGCCCGCGTTGATCTTACGGCGCCGCGGCGAGCGCAGCCTCACCGCCGCGTACCAAGACATCTTGCGGCAACTGCCCGCGTTGAGCGGCGTGCCGAACCTCGCGAGTTTCGTGGAGAAGTTCGATGCGCACTCCACGTCCGGTGACCACACGAGCGGCAGCGGAAAGAGCGGCGACGAAGTGTACTTTCCGCTGCCCGCCAACGACGCGCAACTCGACATCATCCGGCGCTTGCGGCGGCAGCAAGGCGTGCTCGTACAAGGCCCGCCCGGCACCGGCAAGTCCCACACGATCGTCAACCTCGTCAGTCACCTGCTCGCGACGAATCAACGCGTGCTCGTCACGAGCCACACCGCCCGCGCCCTCAAGGTGCTGCGCGAGAAGTTCCCGGCGGAACTCGCGGCGCTGTGCGTCACGCACTTGCGCGGCGAGGAAGGCTCGCGTGCCATGATGGAGCAGTCCGTGCACGAAGTGCTGCAGCGCGCCACGCACCGCACCCCGTGGAGCGAACGCGAGCAACTCGAAGCGTTGTCACGCAACCTCGAAACGCTGCGGCAACGCGAAGACCGCTCGCTGGACACGCTTCATGACATTCGCCGCGCGGAAACGGACGACCTCGACTTGTTCGGGTACCGCGGCAGCGCGCAAAGCATCGGGCAGGCACTGCGCGCCGAAGAAGACGCCTTCTCGTGGATCGCGGACCTCGGCGCGCCAAAAGTCGACGCGCCCCTGTCCACGAGCGACGCGCAGCGAATGCTGGCGTTGCTGCGCGACGTCACGAGCGATGAAGCGCGCGACGTGCGCCGCGCGTTGCCGCCGCTCGAACGGCAAGTGCCGCCCGAAGACTTCATTCGCTTCGTGCGCGCCGAGCAACACGCGCAACTCGAGGCGCCCACGCGTGAAGCGGCCCGCGCGCATCCGCACTACCCGCTGCTGCGCGGCGCACCTGCAAACGTGCGCGACGAGTTGACGCGCGCGCTCAGCGCGCTCAGCGCCGCCATCGAAAGCGAACGGCGTCGACCGCTGGCGTGGCTGCCAAGCGCGATCGACGCGACGCTGCAAGGGCAAGGCGGCGTGTGGCACGACGTCCTCACGCACGGTGACGACGTGCTGCCGCGCGTGCAAGCGCGCGCCGCGTGGCTCGACGAAACGACCCTCAGCGGCCTTGAAGGCCGGGATCGCGCGGCCGTGCGGCACGACGCGCACACACTGCTGGAGCACCTCAAGGCGGGCGGCGGGTGGGGCAACTTCCTCGTGAAACCCGCCGCCGTCAAGAACCGCGCGTACCTGCGTGACGACGTCAAAATCGCCGGGCGACCCGCCAGCACACCCGAGGCGCTGCAAGACCTCCTCGATCACTTCGCGCTCACCGCGGCGTTCGAGAAACTCGAAAGCACGTGGCAATCGCTCGGCGTGACCGTCACGGGCACGTGGCCGCAACGCGTCACGCGCCTCGCCGAGCAGCACGCCGCGCTGCGCGACCTCGCCGCGCTCACACTCCTCTTGCAGGCCGCGCGCAGCGCCGTGCGCGCCGTGCCCGGCTTGCCCGAACCGCGCTGGTGGCACGCGGACGACCTCGCCGCGCTCGAACGCGCCGTGAGCGCCGCGACCGCCGAGGAAGACGCGGCCGCGCGCCGCCGCACCCTCGAAGACCTCCTGCCCGCCCTCGACGCGCTGCTCACCAGCGCGGACGCACACGACGTCGCACGCGCACTACGGAACGCGATCGACGCGCGCGACGTGAACGCGTACGGCGCGGCGTACACACGCTTGCAGCACCTGCACGGGCGGCGAGCGCAGCTCGACGAGCGAGACGCGCTGCTCGACCGCCTCAACGCGGCCGCGCCCGCCCTCGCGGACGAACTCACGCCCAGCGCGAGCGATGACGCGTGGACGACGCGCCTCGCGACGTTCGAACGCGCGTGGCAGTGGATGCGCGCCGACGCGCGCCTCACGGAACTCGCCAACCCGGACACGGAAGTCGACGTGCGCGCCGATCTCGCCGCGTGCCGACAAGACATCCGCGATACGCTGCGTGACCTCGCCGCGCTTAAAGCGTGGTCGAGCACCCTCGACCGTCTCACGCAACGCGAACAGCAAGCGCTCGTGCGCTGGCAAACGGCGATGCGCCGCCTCGGCAAAGGCACCGGCAAGCACGCCGAACGGCACCGTCAAACGGCTCGCGAAGCCCTTGAGGACGCTCGCACCGCCATTCCCGCGTGGATCATGCCGCTGCACCTCGTCGCCGAGACGTTTCGCCTCACGCCTGGCATGTTCGACGTCGTCATCGTCGACGAAGCGTCCCAAGCAGGCCCGGAAGCGCTCTTCCTGGCGTTCATCGCGAAGAAGATCATCATCGTCGGGGACGACAAGCAAATCGAACCTGAAGGTGTCGGCATTCAACTCGAACGCGTCGACGCGCTCGTGAAGCAGTACCTGTACGACTTCCCCGCGCCGGAGATCCTCGGGGACCGCAAAGCGAGCCTCTTCGGCTTCGGCGCGTACGCGTACTCTCCGCAAATTGGGTTGCGCGAACACTTCCGCTGCATGCCCGAAATCATCGCGTTCTCCAGCGGTCTCAGTTACGCCGACCAACCGCTGATCGCGCTGCGGCAGTTTGGCGCGGACCGCCTCGCGCCGCTCGTCGCGCGGCACGTCGACGGCGGCTACACCCTCGCGAAGCGCGGCGATAAAGTCAACCCGGCTGAAGCACGCGCGATCGTCGATCAATTCAAAGCGTGCCTGGCCGACCCGCGGTACGCCGGGAAGACCTTCGGCGTGATCAGCCTCGTCGGGGACAGTCAAGCGGAGGAGATCGCGACGATGCTGCGCGCGGAAGTGCCCGAAGCGGAACTGGAACGCCGCAAAGTCGTGTGCGGCAACGCCTACTCCTTCCAAGGTGACGAACGCGACGTGATCTTCCTCAGCGTCGTCGACAGCCCCACCGACGGACGGCGAGCAACGAAGCGTTCACGGGACGACGCGCTCTTCCAACCGCGTTACAACGTCGCCGCGAGTCGCGCGCGCGATCAACTGTGGGTGGTTCACAGCGTCACCCTCGAAGACCTCCATCCGGACGATTTGCGCGCGTCCCTCATTCGTCACGCGGGCGACCCGGAAGTGCACGCCGCCACGCCGTTGGAAGCCAGGCGTGTCCTGGAGTTGCGTGAGCAAGCCGCGCGGCCCGGTCGGGGTCGGGCCGCGCCGCCCGCGCCGTTCGACAGTTGGTTCGAAGTGGACGTGTACCTCGACATCGCCGAGCGCGGCTACCGCGTGCTGCCGCAGTACGAACTCAACGGGTACCGCATTGATCTCGTCGTGGAAGGCCGGCGCGGCCGCCTCGCAGTGGAGTGCGATGGGGACCGCTGGCACGGCCCGGACAAGTACCGCGACGACCTGCACCGTCAGCAGACGCTGGAGCGGGCAGGCATGCAGTTTTGGCGGGTGCGCGGCAGCACGTACGCGCGCGACCCGGCGTCCGCCCTCGACGACTTGTGGCGCACCCTGGACGCGCGCGGCGTGTACCCGGAAGGCGATGCGCGTAACTTCACGCCGCGCGAAGAGGCCGTCACGCTCGCCGAGCCCATCGACATGGGCGGCTCGACCGACGCCGTGAGCGTGATCGACACGCCAAACGACCCGGACACGCCCGTCACGCCGAACGAACCGATCGGCGCCACCCCGGACGCGTTCACGTTGCCCGCGTACACGCACTGGACGGCGCGCACCTTGCCGGATCCACGCTCCCTCGACTCGCTCGATCCGGTCATCGACGCGCTGCGCGACATCCTCGCCGTGGAAGGACCGATGCCGTGCCGTCTGGCGTACGCGACGTACGCGCGCGCGGCAGGCGTGAACCTCGGCAAGACCGTGCAAAGCCTCCTCAACCGCGCGGTCGCCAAAGCGGTGCGCGGCGGTGTGTTCGTGCAAGTCGACGAGTGGCAGCGCCCCGGGCAGATCGATAAGATCGTGCGCCTCGCGAACACGCCGCCCGTGCGCCTGCGTGAACGCGGTCCGCGTGACTTCGGGGACGTCCCGCCGTCGGAAGTGCGCGCGTTCATGATGGAGTTGCTGCGCCGCGAACCGTTCCTCGCGGACGCGAACGACGAAGCGTTGCTGTTCCGGCGGGTGCTGCACGCGTACGGCGCGCAACGCCTCACCCTCAAAGCGCGGCAAGTCCTCGAACGCGCCGTGGCATTGTCGAATGACGACGCCACGACGCCCGGGCGCGCCGAGCCGCCCGCGCCATCGCTGTTCGACGCGCCGCTCGCGGAGGAACCCACCGCGTAA
- a CDS encoding DEAD/DEAH box helicase family protein gives MTHSLSNTFYREYDLTRARARASPKEPAAHQREALGKLRAWFDAPHTLKGGMLVLPTGGGKTFTATRFLSSVALSKGYKVLWLAHTHHLLEQAFYSFGPPPGRDADGYEVGHVTGKAQLRVRVVSGTLGHGRAHDVKGKDDVVIATLQTIARAYGDARLRGLRDFVASANGKLLVVFDEAHHAPARSYRRLLEALRADAPNVTLLGLTATPTYANARSQGWLAKLFPQGIVYQVSAARLMAQRVLAKPVLHEVSTKVTPTFDDATFRAWAGSYRDLPESVVEDLAKNRERTALIADTYAQHRERWGQTIIFADRWYQCEQLRALLEARGVRAGAVYSSVDGRSSAAERAERTHSDTHATLDAFRRGELDVLINIRMLTEGTDVPNVQSVFLTRATTSRILLTQMIGRALRGPAFGGTSEAHIVSFVDAWEHAMPWATWDDFTESDTVDDERATAARPPLTLVSAALVAQLARDLDTPGQGSAAFVSRLPVGWYRVDFDALSSEDDVEAVSNVLMVFEHERAAFEAHIAWLLTQDLQRFEDAALPEGALEEARAWRERFFEGDVDAPDALAAVLSVARHVAQQGEAPRFFAFDARDAHDLDALASDLSFELELPTMRLFKQLRSEYARTDRLWRALFPTFELFKAQYDARVNARLAQLEYGDEPLYTAPAYVTPDVLASEPDDGVKTQVKVRDGWRCLCCGEDRRGLLQVDHVLPRHYGGSHALENLQTLCRTCNRDKAISDVDFRHHRTTLSAPPRTFTLPKAPRDVDADMWARYLRRAVNFFYQCQAVAKVHVPKRSGSMTMWTVELYEGHDPTWFEKYAEQIVQFANEVRVSANRHPLQALRVRVFGVPEMAMPSNVVAALVADIAAEVRAKASQQVMYDAGAFWVRFEPGKAANLEAVSSALAARGLSVEQKVHPKRGSVVIVTFTGVPGNARGARRA, from the coding sequence GTGACGCATTCCCTTTCGAACACTTTTTACCGCGAGTACGACCTCACGCGGGCGCGCGCGCGCGCCTCGCCGAAAGAACCCGCGGCGCATCAACGCGAAGCGCTCGGCAAGCTGCGCGCGTGGTTCGACGCGCCGCACACCTTGAAAGGCGGGATGCTCGTACTGCCCACCGGGGGCGGCAAGACCTTCACCGCCACGCGTTTCCTTTCCAGCGTCGCGCTCTCGAAGGGGTACAAGGTGTTGTGGCTCGCGCACACGCACCACCTGCTCGAGCAAGCCTTTTACAGTTTCGGCCCGCCGCCCGGGCGGGACGCGGACGGGTACGAAGTCGGGCACGTCACAGGCAAAGCGCAACTGCGGGTACGCGTCGTGTCCGGCACGCTCGGGCACGGTCGCGCGCACGACGTGAAAGGCAAGGACGACGTCGTCATCGCGACGCTGCAGACGATCGCTCGAGCGTACGGTGACGCGCGCTTGCGCGGCCTGCGAGACTTCGTGGCGTCCGCGAACGGCAAGTTGCTGGTGGTGTTCGACGAAGCGCACCACGCGCCCGCCCGCAGTTACCGCCGCTTACTCGAAGCCTTGCGCGCCGACGCGCCGAACGTGACGCTGCTGGGCCTCACGGCCACGCCAACGTACGCGAACGCGCGGTCACAAGGATGGCTCGCGAAGCTCTTTCCGCAAGGCATCGTGTACCAAGTGAGCGCCGCGCGCCTGATGGCGCAACGCGTGCTCGCCAAGCCCGTGCTGCACGAAGTGTCCACGAAGGTCACGCCGACCTTCGATGACGCCACGTTCCGCGCGTGGGCCGGGTCGTACCGGGACTTGCCAGAGTCGGTGGTGGAGGACCTCGCGAAGAACCGCGAACGCACCGCGCTCATCGCGGATACGTACGCGCAGCACCGCGAGCGGTGGGGGCAGACGATCATCTTCGCGGATCGCTGGTATCAATGCGAGCAGTTACGCGCGCTGCTCGAAGCGCGCGGCGTACGCGCCGGAGCGGTGTACTCAAGCGTGGACGGTCGTTCAAGCGCCGCGGAACGTGCCGAGCGCACGCACAGCGACACGCACGCGACGCTCGACGCGTTCCGGCGCGGTGAGTTGGACGTACTGATCAACATTCGCATGCTCACGGAAGGCACGGACGTTCCGAACGTGCAATCGGTGTTCTTAACGCGCGCGACGACCAGCCGCATTCTCTTGACGCAGATGATCGGGCGGGCGTTGCGCGGCCCAGCGTTCGGCGGGACGAGCGAAGCGCACATCGTGTCGTTCGTGGACGCGTGGGAACACGCGATGCCGTGGGCAACGTGGGATGACTTCACCGAAAGCGACACCGTCGATGACGAGCGCGCGACGGCGGCGCGTCCGCCGCTCACGCTGGTGTCCGCGGCCTTGGTCGCGCAACTCGCGCGGGATCTCGACACGCCCGGCCAAGGAAGCGCGGCGTTCGTGTCACGCTTGCCCGTCGGGTGGTACCGCGTGGACTTCGACGCGTTGTCCAGCGAAGATGACGTGGAAGCCGTGTCGAACGTGCTGATGGTGTTCGAGCATGAACGCGCGGCGTTCGAAGCGCACATCGCGTGGTTGTTGACGCAAGATTTGCAGCGCTTCGAGGACGCGGCGCTGCCTGAAGGTGCGCTCGAAGAAGCGCGGGCGTGGCGTGAGCGGTTCTTCGAAGGGGACGTGGACGCGCCGGACGCGCTCGCGGCGGTGCTCAGCGTCGCGCGGCACGTCGCGCAGCAAGGCGAAGCGCCACGCTTCTTCGCGTTCGACGCGCGCGATGCGCACGACCTCGACGCACTCGCCTCGGACCTCAGCTTCGAGTTGGAATTGCCGACGATGCGGTTGTTCAAGCAGCTGCGCAGCGAGTACGCGCGCACGGACCGCTTGTGGCGTGCACTCTTCCCGACGTTCGAGTTGTTCAAAGCGCAGTACGACGCGCGCGTCAACGCGCGCTTGGCGCAACTCGAGTACGGCGATGAACCGCTGTACACCGCGCCCGCATACGTCACGCCGGACGTGCTGGCTTCAGAGCCGGACGACGGGGTGAAGACGCAAGTGAAAGTGCGCGACGGATGGCGGTGCTTATGCTGCGGTGAAGACCGTCGGGGCCTCTTGCAAGTCGATCATGTGCTGCCACGGCATTACGGTGGTTCGCACGCGCTGGAGAACTTGCAGACGTTGTGTCGTACGTGCAACCGCGACAAAGCCATTTCAGACGTGGACTTCCGGCATCACCGCACGACGCTCAGCGCGCCGCCACGCACGTTCACGCTGCCGAAAGCGCCTCGGGATGTGGACGCGGACATGTGGGCGCGCTACCTGCGGCGCGCCGTGAACTTCTTTTATCAATGCCAAGCGGTTGCGAAGGTGCACGTGCCCAAACGAAGCGGCAGCATGACGATGTGGACGGTGGAGTTGTACGAAGGGCACGACCCCACGTGGTTCGAAAAGTACGCTGAGCAGATCGTGCAATTCGCGAACGAGGTGCGTGTCAGCGCGAACCGTCATCCGCTACAAGCACTGCGCGTCCGCGTGTTCGGCGTGCCCGAGATGGCCATGCCATCGAACGTGGTCGCAGCGCTCGTCGCGGACATCGCAGCGGAGGTACGCGCCAAGGCGAGTCAGCAGGTGATGTACGACGCGGGCGCGTTTTGGGTGCGCTTTGAGCCTGGCAAAGCCGCGAATCTTGAGGCGGTCTCGTCGGCGCTTGCCGCTCGTGGGTTGAGTGTCGAGCAGAAGGTACACCCGAAGCGCGGAAGCGTCGTGATTGTCACGTTTACCGGCGTGCCCGGCAATGCTCGCGGTGCACGGCGCGCGTGA